A genomic window from Sebastes fasciatus isolate fSebFas1 chromosome 7, fSebFas1.pri, whole genome shotgun sequence includes:
- the fzd9b gene encoding frizzled-9b → MSMDGVPLKVVIFLWCLLVISGSSFEIGSYDLERGRPAKCEPIVIPMCEGIGYNLTRMPNFMHHDDQKEAAIKLNEFAPLVAYGCDVHLRFFLCSLYAPMCTDKVSTSIPACRPMCEQARERCAPIMKKFSYTWPDSLDCSKLPTRNDPNALCMEAPENETRTEGKKGEGMLPVPPRPRQPGTSGARSPGSVGSCENPDKFQFVEKSQSCAPRCSAAVDVFWSRQDKDFAFIWMTVWSILCFVSTAFTVLTFLLEPHRFQYPERPIIFLSMCYNVYSVAFIIRSVAGAENIACDREHGELYIIQEGLESTGCTIVFLILYYFGMASSIWWVILTLTWFLAAGKKWGHEAIEAHSNYFHMAAWGIPALKTIIILTMRKVAGDELTGLCYVGSMDAGALTGFVLIPLSCYLIIGTSFILTGFVALFHIRKVMKTEGTNTEKLEKLMVKIGIYSILYTVPATCVIVCYFYERLNMDYWKLRGLQMKCGSFNGLSGDCSLQTSVPTVAVFMLKIFMSLVVGITSGVWVWSSKTLQTWQGLCSRKLTDRTRSRKPCSGVSCGSTHCHYKSPAVVLHMAKTDLHSDNPTHV, encoded by the coding sequence ATGAGCATGGACGGTGTCCCGCTGAAGGTGGTGATCTTTCTGTGGTGTCTGCTGGTGATCTCTGGCTCCAGCTTCGAGATTGGCTCCTACGACCTGGAGCGAGGCAGACCGGCCAAGTGTGAGCCCATAGTGATCCCCATGTGCGAGGGGATCGGCTACAACCTGACCCGGATGCCCAACTTCATGCACCACGACGACCAGAAGGAGGCTGCCATCAAGCTGAATGAGTTTGCCCCACTGGTGGCGTACGGATGTGACGTGCACCTCCGCTTCTTCCTGTGCTCCCTCTACGCGCCCATGTGCACGGACAAAGTGTCCACGTCCATCCCCGCCTGCAGACCCATGTGCGAGCAGGCCCGGGAGCGGTGCGCCCCCATCATGAAGAAGTTCAGCTACACCTGGCCCGACTCGCTCGACTGCTCCAAGCTGCCCACCAGGAACGACCCCAACGCCCTGTGCATGGAGGCGCCCGAGAACGAGACAAGAACGGAGGGCAAGAAGGGCGAAGGCATGCTCCCGGTGCCCCCGCGCCCCAGGCAGCCGGGCACCAGCGGCGCCCGCTCCCCGGGCAGCGTGGGGTCCTGCGAGAACCCGGATAAGTTCCAGTTCGTGGAGAAGAGCCAGTCGTGCGCCCCGCGCTGCTCCGCTGCCGTGGACGTCTTCTGGTCCCGGCAGGACAAGGACTTCGCCTTCATTTGGATGACGGTGTGGTCCATCCTCTGCTTCGTCTCCACCGCGTTCACCGTCCTCACCTTCCTCCTGGAGCCCCACCGCTTCCAGTACCCAGAGCGCCCCATCATCTTCCTCTCCATGTGCTACAACGTCTACTCCGTGGCCTTCATCATCCGCTCTGTGGCCGGGGCTGAGAACATCGCCTGCGACCGGGAGCACGGAGAGCTCTACATCATCCAGGAAGGGCTGGAGTCGACAGGTTGCACCATCGTCTTCCTCATCCTCTACTACTTCGGCATGGCCTCCTCCATCTGGTGGGTCATCCTCACCCTCACCTGGTTCCTGGCGGCGGGGAAGAAGTGGGGCCACGAGGCCATCGAAGCCCACAGCAACTACTTCCACATGGCTGCGTGGGGCATCCCCGCTCTGAagaccatcatcatcctcaccaTGAGGAAGGTGGCCGGGGATGAGCTGACTGGGCTGTGCTACGTGGGGAGCATGGACGCCGGGGCGCTCACCGGCTTCGTCCTCATCCCCCTGTCCTGCTACTTGATCATCGGCACCTCCTTCATCCTCACGGGCTTCGTGGCCCTCTTCCACATCCGCAAGGTGATGAAGACGGAGGGCACCAACACGGAGAAGCTGGAGAAGCTCATGGTGAAGATCGGCATCTACTCCATTCTCTACACGGTGCCGGCCACCTGTGTCATCGTCTGCTACTTCTACGAGAGGCTCAACATGGACTACTGGAAGCTGAGGGGCCTGCAGATGAAGTGCGGCTCGTTCAACGGGCTCAGCGGCGACTGCTCGCTGCAGACGTCGGTGCCCACGGTGGCCGTGTTCATGCTGAAGATCTTCATGTCGCTGGTGGTCGGCATCACCAGCGGCGTGTGGGTGTGGAGCTCCAAGACCCTGCAGACCTGGCAGGGCCTGTGCAGCCGCAAGCTGACAGACAGGACTAGAAGCAGGAAGCCGTGCAGCGGCGTTAGCTGCGGCAGCACGCACTGCCACTACAAATCTCCTGCTGTGGTTCTGCACATGGCCAAGACTGACCTGCACTCAGACAACCCTACACACGTctga